The following coding sequences are from one Methanosarcina sp. WWM596 window:
- a CDS encoding LL-diaminopimelate aminotransferase has product MYSDRINALPPYLFAAIDEAKDEMIAKGVDVIDLGVGDPDLPTHPHIVEALREAVLDPKTHQYPSYAGMPEFRKAAAEWCKKYKGIELDPSTEVISLIGSKEAVAHIPLAFVNPGDVVLYTEPGYPVYKIGTLFAGGEPYPLPLKAENNFLPDLDSIPADVLKKAKLFFFNYPNNPTSATADMAFFEKVVEFCKKNDIVAVHDNAYCQMIYDGYEAPSFLAAKGAMDIGIELYSHSKTYNMTGWRLGFAVGNKALIKGLGKVKSNVDSGVFDAIQIAGIAALSSSQTCVDDTNLVYEERRNALIEGLKAMGLEVKPPKATFYIWAPVPKGFTSINFAKLLLEEAGIVATPGVGFGDAGEGYIRFALTKPVERIKEAVERMKKLHF; this is encoded by the coding sequence ATGTATTCTGACCGCATAAACGCATTACCACCATATCTTTTTGCAGCGATCGATGAAGCTAAGGACGAAATGATTGCAAAGGGAGTGGACGTGATCGATCTCGGGGTAGGAGACCCTGATCTGCCGACCCACCCCCACATTGTGGAAGCTTTGCGCGAGGCTGTTCTTGACCCAAAGACACACCAGTACCCTTCTTATGCGGGGATGCCGGAGTTTCGGAAAGCTGCGGCTGAATGGTGTAAGAAATATAAGGGAATTGAGCTTGACCCTTCAACCGAGGTAATTTCCCTCATTGGGTCAAAGGAAGCGGTTGCACATATTCCACTCGCCTTTGTCAATCCAGGCGATGTCGTGCTCTATACCGAGCCAGGGTATCCAGTTTATAAGATAGGTACTCTTTTTGCGGGCGGAGAGCCGTATCCACTGCCTCTAAAGGCTGAAAACAACTTCCTGCCTGACCTGGACTCGATTCCAGCAGATGTCCTGAAAAAGGCAAAGCTCTTCTTCTTCAACTACCCGAACAATCCCACCTCGGCAACTGCTGACATGGCGTTCTTTGAAAAGGTCGTTGAGTTCTGCAAGAAAAACGATATCGTTGCAGTGCACGACAATGCATACTGTCAGATGATCTATGACGGGTATGAGGCTCCTTCTTTCCTTGCAGCAAAAGGGGCAATGGACATAGGAATAGAACTTTACTCTCACTCCAAGACCTATAACATGACCGGCTGGAGGCTCGGGTTTGCAGTCGGAAACAAAGCTCTCATAAAGGGGCTCGGGAAGGTTAAGTCTAATGTGGACTCTGGCGTTTTTGATGCGATCCAGATAGCAGGCATTGCAGCTCTTTCCTCTTCCCAGACCTGCGTTGATGATACCAACCTGGTCTACGAAGAAAGACGCAACGCTCTTATCGAAGGGCTCAAAGCCATGGGCCTTGAAGTAAAACCACCAAAAGCTACCTTCTATATCTGGGCTCCTGTCCCAAAAGGCTTTACCTCAATCAATTTTGCAAAACTCCTCCTCGAAGAAGCCGGAATCGTTGCAACCCCCGGAGTTGGTTTCGGAGACGCTGGCGAAGGTTACATCAGGTTCGCCCTCACCAAGCCGGTCGAGAGGATAAAAGAAGCTGTAGAAAGGATGAAGAAACTGCATTTCTGA
- the tnpB gene encoding IS200/IS605 family element RNA-guided endonuclease TnpB gives MMQAFKFRLYPTTTQAIQLNQHIGSCRFVYNWALDQKIKTYEQTGESISRFDLNKLIPTLKASNEWLGEVNSQSLQGMTKQVESAFTRFFREKTGFPKFKSKKNPIQSFPVPQHYTVNFENNTIKLPKIEPIKAVLHRKFEGEPKTATVSRTCKGHYYISILVEDGKELPVKEAFTESTTVGIDVGIKDFAVLSTGEKVENPKYLKNSLKRLKVLQKRVSRKQKGSKNRAKAKRRLAVLHDKLTNQRNDFQNKLSFRLVSENQAVALETLNVKGMVKNHHLAQAISDSAWSSFVTKLEYKAQWFGKTVLRIGQFEPSSKLCSVCGYHNKELQLKDREWICPDCKTKHDRVINAAINIKKFALIDQNLIGL, from the coding sequence ATGATGCAAGCGTTCAAATTTAGACTCTATCCTACAACTACACAAGCTATTCAATTGAATCAGCATATAGGTAGCTGTAGATTTGTCTATAATTGGGCACTTGACCAGAAAATTAAAACTTATGAGCAGACAGGGGAATCAATTTCCAGATTTGACTTAAACAAATTAATTCCTACTCTAAAGGCTTCTAATGAGTGGTTAGGAGAAGTTAACTCTCAATCATTACAGGGGATGACTAAGCAGGTTGAATCCGCTTTCACTAGATTCTTTAGAGAGAAAACAGGGTTTCCAAAGTTCAAATCAAAAAAGAATCCGATACAGTCTTTCCCTGTACCTCAACACTACACTGTAAACTTTGAAAATAATACTATCAAGCTTCCTAAAATAGAACCAATTAAAGCAGTTCTTCACAGGAAGTTTGAAGGAGAGCCTAAAACGGCTACGGTATCAAGGACATGTAAAGGACATTACTACATCAGTATCCTTGTTGAAGATGGAAAAGAACTTCCAGTAAAGGAAGCTTTCACAGAATCAACAACAGTAGGAATTGATGTAGGTATCAAAGACTTTGCTGTCCTTTCAACAGGAGAAAAGGTTGAGAATCCAAAGTACTTGAAAAACTCTCTTAAAAGGCTCAAAGTATTACAGAAAAGAGTCTCAAGGAAACAGAAAGGCTCTAAGAACAGGGCAAAAGCTAAACGAAGACTTGCTGTACTCCATGACAAACTAACAAATCAGAGAAATGACTTCCAGAACAAACTCTCTTTTAGACTTGTTAGCGAAAACCAAGCTGTAGCTCTGGAAACTTTAAATGTTAAAGGCATGGTTAAGAATCATCACTTAGCACAGGCTATAAGTGATTCTGCGTGGAGTAGTTTTGTAACAAAGTTGGAATATAAGGCTCAATGGTTTGGAAAAACCGTCCTGAGAATAGGACAATTTGAACCCTCTTCTAAGCTATGTAGTGTGTGTGGATACCACAATAAAGAGCTTCAGCTAAAAGACAGAGAATGGATTTGTCCAGACTGTAAAACCAAACACGATAGAGTCATTAATGCCGCTATCAATATCAAAAAATTCGCTCTCATAGATCAGAATCTAATTGGATTATGA
- a CDS encoding DUF2124 family protein encodes MPIINTSQGIGGILNSFRSLVEGAEKITFVGTPGFCTPFAELLGFVVRDRKLIFIPNLDFEKARSISMAPEGMQLGEPVDAHADVAVLLGGLAMPKIGVSPEKAGEIASKVLEGSEKRKIIGVCFQSMFTQQKWDEVINFDYIINADLAVDVLET; translated from the coding sequence ATGCCAATAATAAACACATCTCAGGGAATAGGGGGAATCCTGAACAGTTTCAGGAGCCTTGTCGAAGGAGCAGAAAAAATTACTTTTGTTGGGACTCCTGGTTTCTGCACCCCTTTTGCCGAACTTCTGGGTTTTGTGGTCAGGGACAGAAAACTTATTTTTATTCCCAATCTGGACTTTGAAAAAGCCAGGTCGATCTCCATGGCTCCTGAGGGAATGCAGCTTGGAGAACCTGTAGATGCTCATGCTGACGTCGCTGTCCTGCTTGGCGGGCTTGCAATGCCAAAGATCGGCGTCAGCCCTGAAAAAGCTGGAGAAATTGCAAGCAAAGTCCTTGAAGGGTCGGAAAAACGAAAAATTATAGGAGTTTGTTTCCAGTCGATGTTTACACAGCAAAAATGGGACGAAGTTATCAACTTTGATTATATTATTAATGCCGACCTGGCTGTTGATGTGCTTGAAACCTGA
- a CDS encoding peptidase U32 family protein — translation MHNSSEPELILGVRNLAGLEACFRYADAVYFSTDRLSLRAKAKEITLETLEDFVSEIRARGLKAYLAVNSTVNETRLDDVEAVVAAAVKAGVDAVIAWDPAVILKARKAGLRIHISTQANVTNHETAEFYRSLGAERIVFSRELSLNEIRQIKQQTEVEIEAFVHGAMCMAVSGRCHLSAYVLGKSGNCGECTQPCRWEWELHGENGLVVESRGKYLLSAKDLCMIGHVPELIEAGIDAFKVEGRLRDPRYLEVVSRCYREAIDACKEGSYTLEKVEAWQSELASVYNRGFSTGFYFGVPGMESFSPEKGMNASEKKRRAVGVVENYYPKQQAAAIRLLEEGLAIGDDILIEGSTTYLKQQVRSLIKKGMLLQTAGKGDEVGLAVDKAVRKNDRIFII, via the coding sequence ATGCATAACAGTTCAGAACCGGAACTTATCCTTGGCGTCAGAAACCTTGCCGGACTGGAGGCATGTTTCAGGTATGCTGATGCCGTTTATTTTTCAACGGACAGGCTCAGCTTGAGGGCTAAAGCAAAAGAGATCACTCTTGAAACTCTGGAGGATTTTGTTTCTGAGATCAGAGCACGGGGATTAAAGGCTTATCTGGCTGTAAACTCGACCGTAAATGAAACCAGGCTTGATGACGTAGAAGCAGTAGTAGCTGCAGCTGTAAAAGCCGGAGTAGATGCAGTTATCGCCTGGGACCCGGCTGTTATCCTTAAAGCACGTAAAGCCGGGCTCAGGATCCATATCTCCACCCAGGCAAACGTTACGAACCACGAAACTGCAGAGTTTTACAGGAGCCTTGGAGCGGAACGTATCGTTTTTTCAAGAGAACTTTCCTTAAATGAGATCCGGCAAATCAAACAGCAGACTGAGGTAGAAATCGAAGCTTTTGTTCACGGGGCGATGTGTATGGCAGTTTCAGGAAGGTGCCACCTTTCGGCATATGTCCTGGGAAAATCCGGAAACTGCGGGGAATGCACACAGCCCTGCCGCTGGGAATGGGAGCTTCACGGGGAAAATGGGCTTGTTGTGGAAAGCAGGGGAAAATACCTTCTCAGTGCAAAAGATTTATGCATGATTGGGCATGTGCCGGAACTTATTGAAGCTGGGATAGATGCATTTAAGGTAGAGGGCAGGCTGCGTGACCCGAGATATCTGGAAGTGGTCTCCCGATGCTACAGAGAAGCAATTGATGCCTGTAAAGAAGGGAGCTATACCCTTGAAAAAGTAGAGGCATGGCAGTCCGAACTGGCTTCGGTGTATAACAGGGGCTTTTCTACTGGATTTTATTTCGGAGTTCCGGGTATGGAAAGTTTCTCTCCTGAAAAGGGCATGAACGCCTCGGAAAAGAAACGAAGGGCCGTAGGGGTTGTGGAGAATTATTACCCCAAACAGCAAGCTGCAGCAATAAGATTGCTTGAAGAAGGGCTTGCAATAGGAGATGATATCCTGATTGAAGGAAGCACTACCTATCTTAAGCAGCAGGTTCGCTCTCTTATAAAAAAAGGCATGCTTCTGCAAACGGCTGGAAAAGGGGATGAAGTTGGTCTTGCTGTAGATAAGGCAGTCAGAAAAAACGACCGAATATTTATAATCTGA
- a CDS encoding DUF4143 domain-containing protein — translation MQGLINKSTQAFMMNSNIGKLEHRKTRTSENSNIGKELSLNSLRKTLQVSNPTTIKEYLNYFENSYLMFTIPMYSESLNKQIYSNKKVYFIDTGLAQNISFRFSEDREKMLENLVFIPEREPK, via the coding sequence ATGCAGGGGCTCATAAATAAGAGTACTCAAGCTTTCATGATGAACTCGAACATCGGAAAACTCGAACATCGGAAAACTCGAACATCGGAAAACTCGAACATCGGAAAAGAATTAAGTCTCAATTCATTAAGGAAAACCCTGCAAGTTTCGAACCCGACTACAATAAAAGAATACCTGAATTATTTTGAAAACAGTTACCTCATGTTCACGATTCCCATGTATTCGGAATCGCTGAATAAACAAATATACTCAAACAAAAAAGTCTATTTTATAGATACAGGGCTTGCTCAAAACATATCATTCAGGTTCTCTGAAGACAGAGAAAAGATGCTTGAAAACCTTGTGTTCATACCTGAGAGGGAACCGAAGTAA
- a CDS encoding MoaD family protein, with the protein MSGKFPTFYRKRKSTTMIILVKFLESVQEITGQQEISVKIGKGDTVHTVLFALAYNYGHDFYAVTIGDESETPKIRIMLNGRDIGYLDGFETDVKSGDVLVLSSQETLP; encoded by the coding sequence TTGTCAGGAAAGTTCCCTACATTTTATCGAAAAAGGAAGAGCACAACAATGATAATTCTGGTAAAGTTTCTTGAATCCGTGCAGGAGATTACGGGGCAGCAGGAAATCTCAGTTAAGATAGGGAAAGGGGATACCGTACACACTGTCCTTTTTGCTCTGGCCTACAATTACGGGCATGATTTCTATGCTGTTACCATCGGCGACGAAAGCGAAACCCCTAAAATAAGGATAATGCTGAACGGAAGGGACATAGGGTATCTGGACGGGTTCGAAACAGACGTGAAAAGTGGAGACGTTCTGGTTCTGTCCTCACAGGAGACATTACCATGA
- the mch gene encoding methenyltetrahydromethanopterin cyclohydrolase yields MISVNEMGSYVIEEMLDWSEDLKTEIIKLENGATIIDCGVKAEGGYEAGMYLARLCLADLADLKYSTFDLNGIKWPAIQVATDNPVIACMASQYAGWRISVGDYFGMGSGPARALGLKPKELYEEIEYEDDFEAAILVLESDKLPDEKVVEYIAKHCSVDPENVTIAVAPTASIAGSVQISARVVETGIHKFESIGFDINCIKSGYGIAPIAPIVGNDVQCMGSTNDCVIYCGETNYTVRFEGEVAELEDFVKKVPSTTSGDFGKPFYQTFKAANFDFFKVDAGMFAPARVTVNDLKSTKTISSGGLYPEILLESFGIKRV; encoded by the coding sequence TTGATAAGTGTCAACGAAATGGGATCATACGTCATCGAAGAGATGCTCGATTGGAGTGAAGACCTGAAAACGGAAATAATCAAGCTCGAAAACGGAGCCACAATCATTGACTGTGGAGTTAAAGCCGAAGGTGGATATGAAGCCGGTATGTACCTGGCAAGACTCTGCCTTGCTGACCTTGCTGACCTTAAATACAGCACCTTTGATCTTAACGGCATCAAATGGCCTGCCATCCAGGTGGCAACTGACAACCCGGTAATTGCCTGCATGGCTTCCCAGTACGCAGGCTGGAGAATCTCCGTAGGAGATTACTTCGGAATGGGTTCAGGCCCTGCACGTGCACTCGGCTTAAAACCCAAAGAACTCTATGAAGAAATTGAGTACGAGGATGATTTCGAAGCTGCGATCCTTGTCCTGGAATCAGACAAACTCCCTGATGAGAAAGTAGTCGAATACATTGCAAAACACTGCAGCGTAGACCCGGAAAACGTCACTATCGCCGTTGCCCCTACGGCTTCCATTGCAGGCTCTGTCCAGATATCAGCCCGTGTTGTAGAAACCGGAATTCACAAGTTTGAATCCATAGGCTTTGATATCAACTGCATCAAGAGCGGGTACGGAATTGCCCCTATTGCCCCTATTGTCGGAAACGATGTCCAGTGCATGGGCTCAACCAATGACTGTGTGATCTACTGCGGTGAGACTAACTATACAGTCCGCTTCGAAGGCGAAGTGGCCGAACTCGAAGACTTTGTAAAGAAAGTCCCCTCAACAACCTCCGGGGATTTCGGAAAGCCCTTCTACCAGACCTTCAAGGCAGCAAACTTTGACTTTTTCAAGGTTGACGCAGGCATGTTTGCACCTGCAAGGGTAACCGTAAACGACCTAAAGAGCACAAAGACCATTTCAAGCGGCGGGCTTTATCCCGAAATCCTGCTTGAATCCTTCGGAATCAAGCGCGTTTGA
- a CDS encoding UPF0280 family protein, which yields MPDPTKESAKEPANEPEKGLEKRHVKPAIKEYFQLRETIVTIAADDPVHIKAAKDAIRVHRAALENYILSDPYFQLTLEPYECPKNAPEAVRRMVKAGNTMEIGPMSAVAGTISALAVEAMVKAGAKYAIVDNGGDIALINDRPVVVGIYAGQSPIKNLGLIFEPRDSITGICTSAGTVGPSISFGMADAAAVFSDDISLADAAATALGNEVGIGKESVESSFKAVKGVPGIKGALVIQGEYIGMWGEVPKITRADVRYEYITKA from the coding sequence ATGCCAGATCCCACAAAAGAATCCGCAAAAGAGCCTGCGAATGAGCCAGAAAAAGGACTTGAAAAAAGACATGTAAAGCCCGCCATCAAAGAGTATTTCCAGCTAAGGGAAACCATTGTTACGATTGCAGCTGACGACCCTGTCCACATCAAAGCCGCAAAAGACGCCATCAGAGTTCACAGGGCAGCTCTTGAAAATTACATCCTCTCTGACCCTTATTTTCAGCTCACCCTGGAACCCTACGAATGTCCAAAAAACGCCCCTGAAGCAGTCCGGAGGATGGTAAAAGCCGGAAACACTATGGAGATCGGGCCCATGAGTGCGGTTGCGGGCACAATTTCTGCCCTTGCCGTGGAAGCTATGGTAAAAGCCGGAGCAAAATATGCTATTGTCGATAATGGTGGAGATATTGCACTTATCAACGACCGGCCAGTTGTAGTCGGGATCTATGCAGGGCAGTCTCCGATTAAAAACCTGGGATTAATTTTCGAGCCCCGTGACTCGATTACAGGTATCTGTACCTCGGCAGGGACAGTGGGACCTTCAATCAGCTTTGGGATGGCGGATGCAGCTGCAGTATTTTCGGATGACATTTCCCTGGCGGATGCGGCTGCAACTGCACTCGGGAACGAGGTGGGGATAGGAAAGGAATCAGTAGAGTCTTCCTTTAAAGCAGTAAAAGGGGTTCCAGGAATTAAAGGTGCACTCGTGATCCAGGGGGAATACATAGGAATGTGGGGAGAAGTACCGAAAATCACACGAGCAGATGTCAGATACGAATACATCACCAAAGCGTGA
- the tnpA gene encoding IS200/IS605 family transposase — protein sequence MYILVNTKYETRNHSKFLLMYHVIFVCKYRKVILEPISEELKQIRIDISKESNFEILEMETDKDHIHFLIKSEPKVSVLSIVRKLKQEYTNRLWKTQKEYLKKYYWGENTLWSDGYFASTIGNVSKEAAEYYIRNQG from the coding sequence ATATATATTTTGGTAAATACGAAGTATGAAACACGGAATCATAGCAAATTTTTGTTAATGTATCATGTTATTTTTGTTTGCAAATACCGAAAAGTCATACTTGAACCAATTAGCGAAGAACTCAAACAGATTAGGATTGACATTTCAAAAGAGTCTAACTTTGAAATCCTTGAAATGGAAACTGACAAAGACCATATTCATTTCTTGATCAAGAGTGAGCCGAAAGTTAGCGTTTTGTCAATTGTCAGAAAATTGAAACAAGAATATACTAACAGGTTATGGAAAACTCAAAAAGAATATCTGAAAAAGTATTATTGGGGTGAGAATACGTTATGGAGTGATGGTTATTTTGCGTCTACTATCGGAAATGTGAGTAAAGAGGCGGCAGAATATTACATACGAAATCAGGGTTGA
- a CDS encoding PAS domain S-box protein, with product MNEYLRQSGIDFIGNVPWGTHFCQFYQTKEDLTDILVPYFKAGLENKEFCMWVTSQPLDVGEAKEALKKVISDIDVYLEKGQIEIIPYTHWYVKEGVFNSDRILNDWVEKLNYALERGYEGLRLAGNTSLLEKEDWENFVEYEKKMDSVISSCRMIALCTYSLDVHGVTEAIGIAANHQFTLVKKERKWEKIKSSNRQNIIERKRTDEALRQSEQRVRLKLGNILSPSRKMANLELADIIDAQAIKSLMDEFYKLTQIPVGLLDLKGNILVGVGWQDICTEFHRIHPETCKHCVESDTKLSVGVAPGEFKLYRCKNNMWDTATPIIVGDQHIGNIFLGQFFFEDEPLDYELFRTQARQYGFNEKKYIAALEKVPRLSRETVNTIMVFFMKLANMLSQLGYSNIKLARSLAERDVLVDALRKSEKRERARSEELAVVLDAVPVAVFFACDPEALHITGNRLSYEWLRIPVGTNFSKSTPEGEQPEMFKLFKDGVELPPENMPSQMSATGIEINNCELDIASSDGEIRHILGNARPLHDEQGNLRGSISAFIDITERKKAEEALKKVHENLEEKVKERTTQLEKAYKSLKESEKELAEAQKMAHIGNWDWDITTDKTYRSEELYRIFGREPQESGASFDEFLNFVHPDDREYVNNSRDYLNIIKKGLSGESQGIDYRIILDDGEERTVHSQTEVIFDEKNTPIRVKGTIQDITKFKKSEEKIKNLADIVESSNDAIGTLSLDGVITGWNKGAEQVYGYSAKEILGKTVSILAPSHLDEETKRLAEMVKKGEKIYNYETSRLRKDGKVIDVSLNLFPVFDISGKLTTISVISRDVTESKKAEEKLKESEEKYRNIVETANEGICVMDADTIVTYANKKMIDMLGYTLEEGIGRPILDFFSEESKAIVKLNVEKRRQDVNENHEYKLIRKDGSSLWVLISSKFLFDKDGKFMGWISMLTDITKRKEAEKTLENTEIARKKEIHHRIKNNLQVISSLLDLQAEKFNNKEYIKDSEVLEAFRESQDRVISIALIHEELHSGGGSDTLNFSPYLEKLVENLFLTYSLGDVDISLDMDLEKNIFFDMDTAVPLGIIVNELISNSLKHAFPGRNMGEIKIKLIKEEKVGNELSNDEEPAEKATGYTLIVSDDGVGIPEKIDLENSDTLGLQLVNILVNQLDGEIKLKRDAGTEFKIRINV from the coding sequence ATGAATGAATATTTGAGGCAGTCTGGTATTGATTTCATTGGGAATGTGCCCTGGGGGACACACTTTTGCCAATTCTACCAGACAAAAGAGGATTTGACTGATATACTTGTTCCCTATTTTAAAGCAGGACTGGAAAATAAAGAATTTTGTATGTGGGTAACATCACAGCCTCTGGATGTGGGAGAGGCAAAAGAAGCTTTAAAAAAGGTTATTTCTGATATTGATGTTTATCTGGAGAAAGGGCAAATCGAAATTATTCCTTACACTCATTGGTATGTAAAAGAAGGGGTTTTCAATTCAGATAGAATCTTAAATGATTGGGTTGAAAAACTCAATTATGCTCTGGAAAGGGGCTATGAAGGACTGAGGTTGGCAGGGAACACTTCCTTGCTGGAAAAAGAGGATTGGGAGAATTTTGTAGAGTATGAGAAAAAAATGGATTCGGTTATTAGCAGTTGCCGTATGATAGCTCTGTGCACCTATTCTCTCGATGTTCACGGTGTAACTGAAGCCATAGGTATTGCCGCAAATCATCAATTCACTCTAGTTAAAAAGGAAAGAAAATGGGAGAAGATCAAAAGTTCCAACCGACAAAATATAATCGAGAGAAAGCGGACAGATGAGGCGCTGCGCCAGAGTGAACAGCGCGTCAGGCTGAAATTGGGAAACATTCTCTCGCCCTCCCGGAAGATGGCTAACCTGGAGCTTGCTGATATTATTGATGCCCAGGCGATCAAGTCTCTCATGGATGAGTTCTATAAGCTTACTCAGATTCCCGTTGGCCTGCTCGATCTCAAAGGCAATATTCTGGTAGGCGTTGGATGGCAAGATATATGCACCGAATTCCACAGGATCCACCCTGAAACCTGCAAGCACTGCGTGGAAAGCGACACAAAGCTATCCGTAGGTGTTGCCCCTGGAGAGTTTAAGCTGTACAGGTGCAAGAACAACATGTGGGATACAGCAACCCCAATCATTGTGGGAGACCAGCACATCGGCAATATCTTTTTAGGACAGTTCTTTTTTGAGGACGAGCCTCTGGACTATGAGCTTTTCCGGACCCAGGCCAGACAATACGGCTTCAATGAGAAGAAATACATAGCAGCGCTGGAAAAAGTTCCAAGATTAAGCAGAGAGACTGTGAATACAATCATGGTCTTCTTCATGAAACTTGCCAACATGCTTTCACAGCTAGGCTACAGCAATATTAAGCTGGCCCGGTCGCTGGCGGAACGCGATGTCCTGGTGGACGCGCTGCGGAAGAGTGAAAAACGTGAGCGTGCTCGCTCGGAGGAACTGGCAGTAGTATTGGATGCCGTGCCTGTTGCGGTATTTTTCGCATGCGATCCAGAGGCGCTTCACATAACCGGTAACCGCCTCTCATATGAATGGCTACGGATTCCTGTAGGTACAAACTTTTCCAAGTCCACTCCTGAAGGAGAGCAGCCTGAGATGTTTAAGTTATTCAAGGATGGAGTGGAGCTGCCGCCTGAAAATATGCCATCGCAGATGTCGGCTACAGGCATAGAGATAAACAACTGTGAGCTAGATATTGCATCTTCTGACGGTGAAATACGACATATATTGGGCAATGCCAGACCCTTGCATGACGAGCAGGGAAACCTGCGCGGATCAATTTCTGCATTCATAGATATCACCGAGCGCAAAAAAGCAGAAGAAGCTCTAAAAAAAGTACATGAAAACCTGGAAGAAAAAGTAAAAGAACGAACAACCCAGCTTGAAAAGGCTTATAAATCGTTAAAAGAAAGTGAAAAAGAGCTAGCTGAAGCTCAAAAAATGGCTCATATTGGAAATTGGGATTGGGATATTACAACTGATAAAACATACAGGTCTGAAGAACTGTATCGTATTTTTGGACGCGAGCCTCAAGAATCAGGTGCATCTTTCGATGAATTTTTAAATTTTGTACACCCCGACGATCGAGAATATGTGAATAATTCAAGAGACTATTTGAATATCATTAAGAAAGGGTTAAGTGGGGAGTCCCAAGGCATTGATTATCGGATTATCTTAGATGATGGGGAAGAACGCACAGTCCATTCACAAACCGAAGTTATTTTTGATGAGAAAAATACCCCAATTCGAGTGAAGGGAACAATTCAGGATATTACTAAGTTTAAAAAATCAGAAGAAAAAATTAAGAATTTAGCGGATATTGTGGAATCGTCAAATGATGCTATTGGAACTCTATCACTTGACGGTGTTATTACAGGCTGGAACAAAGGAGCAGAGCAGGTTTATGGTTATTCAGCCAAAGAAATTCTTGGAAAGACAGTATCCATCCTGGCTCCATCTCATTTAGATGAAGAAACAAAAAGATTAGCTGAAATGGTCAAAAAGGGAGAAAAAATCTACAATTATGAGACTTCAAGGTTAAGAAAAGACGGGAAGGTAATAGATGTTTCATTAAACCTTTTTCCGGTTTTTGACATCTCTGGAAAGCTGACCACTATCTCAGTTATTTCCAGAGATGTAACCGAAAGCAAAAAAGCAGAAGAAAAACTTAAAGAAAGTGAGGAAAAGTACCGCAACATCGTGGAGACAGCCAACGAAGGTATATGCGTAATGGATGCCGATACCATAGTCACTTATGCTAATAAAAAAATGATTGACATGCTCGGATACACCCTGGAAGAAGGGATTGGCAGACCTATATTGGACTTTTTCAGTGAAGAAAGTAAAGCTATCGTCAAACTGAATGTGGAAAAAAGGCGGCAGGATGTCAATGAAAACCATGAATATAAATTAATACGTAAGGATGGTTCATCCTTATGGGTGCTTATAAGTTCTAAATTCCTTTTTGATAAGGATGGCAAGTTTATGGGCTGGATAAGCATGCTTACTGACATCACCAAACGAAAAGAAGCTGAAAAAACCCTGGAAAACACCGAGATTGCCCGTAAAAAAGAAATCCACCACAGAATTAAGAATAACCTGCAGGTAATTTCCTCTCTGCTGGACCTGCAGGCTGAGAAGTTCAATAATAAAGAGTATATTAAGGATTCAGAAGTTCTGGAAGCCTTCAGGGAAAGCCAGGACAGAGTAATATCCATTGCCCTAATTCATGAAGAGCTGCACTCAGGAGGAGGATCCGACACTCTGAATTTCTCACCGTACCTGGAGAAGCTCGTTGAGAACCTTTTCCTAACATACAGCCTTGGTGATGTCGATATCAGCTTAGACATGGATCTTGAAAAAAACATTTTCTTTGACATGGACACTGCAGTTCCCTTAGGGATAATTGTCAATGAACTTATTTCTAATTCCTTGAAACATGCATTTCCAGGCAGGAACATGGGGGAAATTAAGATCAAATTAATTAAGGAAGAAAAAGTAGGAAATGAGCTGAGTAATGATGAAGAACCTGCTGAAAAAGCTACCGGTTATACTCTGATTGTTTCAGATGACGGAGTTGGCATTCCCGAAAAAATTGATTTAGAAAATTCAGATACACTTGGTCTGCAGCTTGTAAACATTCTGGTAAATCAGTTAGATGGCGAAATCAAGTTAAAAAGGGATGCAGGTACTGAATTCAAGATAAGAATTAATGTATAA